A single window of Tamandua tetradactyla isolate mTamTet1 chromosome 25, mTamTet1.pri, whole genome shotgun sequence DNA harbors:
- the LOC143669187 gene encoding uncharacterized protein LOC143669187 — MMATTNKMTTKVQVTLRLIGEGTSFKPPSPAISFLLTCLCLFSTFAAIRGDETFLWGLWHHPPTLAPFSAGSPASPQLFTRIQSLDLRHLPLTNNISSMSFNESFPLTDDTLILSFANLSVLSPANLSALSFANPSISNCTTCNSSTETCVSACGPLRLGVLLEFVNLTAKQAQSCVGSLNDTKRCLSFSGFRPTTSTCARDLDVPQPPFPPCAHDLPKVTTLQEFFWHPCQSVFHPFPLSEDWWLWSVRPMLRDYSTISKLQNYTTAGAWSTVHPCREPLLNPIHSRVQTFAQHHVCNPLGACLDLRYFMLLNGTLYNTSNIASSNETNCTFSAAEGSYDSKNCSFQLHREVCVSPPFAFLASESADFNCSAGPCRLSECWNGFPVFSILVYRPSYVWLPVNTSD, encoded by the coding sequence atgatggcgacgaccaACAAGATGACAACAAAAGTGCAAGTCACCCTCCGACTGATTGGAGAGGGAACCAGCTTTAAACCCCCCTCCCCCGCTATTAGCTTCCTTCTAACTTGCCTTTGCCTTTTCAGTACATTCGCAGCGATCCGAGGCGACGAAACCTTCCTTTGGGGCCTTTGGCATCACCCCCCGACGCTGGCTCCTTTTTCCGCAGGGTCTCCTGCCTCTCCTCAGCTCTTCACTCGTATTCAGTCTTTAGATCTCCGTCATCTGCCTTTAACTAACAACATCTCATCTATGTCCTTTAATGAATCTTTCCCCCTTACCGACGACACATTGATCCTCTCGTTTGCCAATCTCTCGGTCCTCTCACCTGCCAATCTCTCGGCCCTCTCATTTGCCAATCCCTCTATATCCAACTGCACTACTTGCAACTCCTCAACCGAGACCTGTGTATCCGCTTGCGGTCCACTGAGACTTGGAGTCTTACTTGAATTCGTTAACCTCACAGCCAAGCAGGCACAGTCCTGTGTGGGAAGTCTTAATGACACAAAACGGTGCCTCAGTTTTTCTGGGTTTAGACCTACGACCAGCACGTGCGCTCGAGACCTGGATGTTCCACAACCTCCATTCCCCCCCTGCGCGCATGATCTTCCCAAAGTCACCACCTTGCAGGAATTTTTCTGGCACCCCTGCCAGTcagttttccatcctttccctctAAGTGAGGATTGGTGGCTCTGGTCTGTGAGGCCCATGTTACGCGATTATTCCACAATCTCTAAACTCCAGAACTATACTACTGCAGGTGCATGGAGCACAGTGCACCCATGCCGTGAGCCGTTACTCAATCCCATACACTCCCGTGTCCAAACTTTCGCTCAGCATCACGTCTGTAACCCCTTAGGGGCTTGCTTAGACTTGCGCTATTTTATGCTCCTGAACGGCACCTTGTACAACACCTCAAACATTGCCAGTAGCAACGAAACAAATTGCACCTTTTCGGCCGCTGAGGGGTCATACGATAGCAAAAATTGTTCTTTTCAGTTACACCGAGAAGTTTGCGTGTCACCTCCTTTTGCTTTTTTAGCCTCTGAAAGCGCAGATTTCAATTGCTCTGCAGGTCCCTGTCGCCTATCTGAATGCTGGAACGGATTCCCTGTCTTCAGTATTTTGGTGTATCGCCCTAGCTATGTCTGGCTCCCTGTTAATACATCTGACTAG